The Neovison vison isolate M4711 chromosome 13, ASM_NN_V1, whole genome shotgun sequence genome includes a region encoding these proteins:
- the LOC122892926 gene encoding ribonuclease pancreatic-like codes for MAQERFFILFPPLVLVLLVLGCVQPSLAKESQAEKFQRQHMDPNTSTVTAGYCNEMMKRRSMTVGQCKPVNTFIHEPLHKVEAICSQENVRCKNGKSNCYKSSSKMRITDCRLKKGSKYPKCDYETQQLQKSIIVACTYRQIHVPELVHFDGSV; via the coding sequence ATGGCTCAGGAGAGGTTCTTCATCCTGTTCCCACCACTGGTCCTGGTGTTGCTGGTGCTTGGCTGTGTCCAGCCTTCGCTGGCCAAGGAGTCTCAGGCCGAGAAGTTCCAGCGGCAGCACATGGACCCAAACACCTCCACTGTCACTGCCGGCTACTGCAATGAAATGATGAAGCGCCGGAGTATGACGGTTGGACAGTGCAAGCCAGTGAATACGTTTATCCACGAGCCTCTGCATAAGGTCGAGGCCATCTGCTCCCAGGAAAATGTCCGCTGCAAGAACGGGAAGTCCAACTGCTACAAAAGCAGCTCCAAGATGCGCATCACCGACTGCCGCCTGAAGAAAGGCTCCAAATACCCCAAATGCGACTATGAGACCCAGCAGCTACAGAAATCCATCATCGTGGCCTGTACGTATAGACAGATACATGTACCTGAGTTAGTCCACTTTGACGGTTCTGTGTAG
- the LOC122894640 gene encoding methyltransferase-like protein 17, mitochondrial: MGISQTSSEGFICEQVLVENGTKAGHCLLMDARDLVLKGKEKSPLDPRPGFVFAPCPHELPCPQLTASKPLACSFSQAYHCIPFSWNKKKQKEEKFSMVILARGSPEEANRWPHITQPVLKRPRHVHCHLCCPDGHMQHAVITARQHGRDLYRCARVSSWGDLLPVITPSESELPLSPADDKDFLT, encoded by the exons ATGGGTATTTCCCAAACTAGTTCAGAAGGGTTTATTTGTGAACAGGTATTGGTAGAGAACGGAACAAAAGCTGGGCACTGCCTTCTTATGGATGCCAGGGACCTCGTCCTTAAG ggaaaagaGAAGTCACCTTTGGACCCTCGACCTGGCTTTGTCTTTGCCCCA TGTCCACATGAACTTCCCTGTCCCCAGTTGACAGCCTCTAAGCCCCTGGCCTGTAGCTTTTCTCAAGCTTACCACTGCATCCCCTTCAGCTGG AACAAGAAGaagcaaaaagaggaaaagttctcaATGGTAATTCTTGCCCGGGGGTCTCCAGAGGAGGCTAATCGCTGGCCCCATATCACTCAGCCTGTCCTTAAACGGCCACGCCATGTGCATTGTCACCTGTGCTGTCCAGATGGACATATGCAGCATGCTGTGATCACAGCCCGCCAGCATGGCAG GGATTTGTATCGTTGTGCTCGAGTCAGCTCCTGGGGAGATCTTTTACCTGTGATCACACCTTCAGAGTCGGAGCTTCCTCTGTCCCCTGCTGACGACAAGGATTTTCTTACTTAG
- the LOC122893502 gene encoding zinc transporter ZIP2-like isoform X2, with translation MEPQLGVKIGCFFALLILTLVCGLIPICFKWFQIDAATGRHRRVLSLLGCTSAGVFLGAGLMHMTAEALEGIDSEIQKFKMQNRTEREGNASDDADSAQASPS, from the exons ATGGAACCACAACTAGGAGTGAAAATTGGCTGCTTCTTTGCCCTGCTGATTCTCACCCTGGTCTGTGGCCTTATTCCCATCTGCTTCAAGTGGTTCCAGATTGATGCCGCCACAG GTCGTCACCGCCGGGTCCTCAGCCTCCTGGGCTGCACCTCTGCTGGTGTCTTCCTGGGAGCAGGGCTCATGCACATGACTGCTGAAGCCCTGGAGGGAATTGACTCAGAGATCCAGAAGTTTAAGATGCAG AACAggacagaaagggagggaaatgcTTCTGATGATGCTGATTCAGCTCAG GCATCACCCTCATGA
- the LOC122893502 gene encoding zinc transporter ZIP2-like isoform X1 codes for MEPQLGVKIGCFFALLILTLVCGLIPICFKWFQIDAATGRHRRVLSLLGCTSAGVFLGAGLMHMTAEALEGIDSEIQKFKMQNRTEREGNASDDADSAQMEYPYGELIISLGFFFVFFLESLALQCCPGAAGGTTVQEEWGGTHVLELHSHGPPPSPSKRPLRALVLLLSLSFHSVFEGLAVGLQPTVATTIQLCLAVLAHKGLVVFGVGLRLVRIGTRSRWAILSILSLALMSPMGLVLGLAVTQGDFKAGQGLAQAVLEGVAAGTFLYVTFLEILPRELAGPEDPLAKWGCVAAGFAFMAFIALWA; via the exons ATGGAACCACAACTAGGAGTGAAAATTGGCTGCTTCTTTGCCCTGCTGATTCTCACCCTGGTCTGTGGCCTTATTCCCATCTGCTTCAAGTGGTTCCAGATTGATGCCGCCACAG GTCGTCACCGCCGGGTCCTCAGCCTCCTGGGCTGCACCTCTGCTGGTGTCTTCCTGGGAGCAGGGCTCATGCACATGACTGCTGAAGCCCTGGAGGGAATTGACTCAGAGATCCAGAAGTTTAAGATGCAG AACAggacagaaagggagggaaatgcTTCTGATGATGCTGATTCAGCTCAG ATGGAGTATCCCTATGGAGAGCTCATCATCTCCCTGGgcttcttctttgtcttctttctggAGTCTCTGGCACTGCAATGCtgtcctggggctgctggaggaACGACAGTGCAGGAGGAGTGGGGTGGGACTCATGTCCTTGAACTCCACAGCCACggacccccaccctcaccctcaAAGCGCCCCCTTCGGGCCCTCGtcctcttgctctcgctctcctTTCACTCAGTGTTTGAAGGGCTAGCCGTGGGGCTGCAGCCAACAGTAGCAACCACCATTCAGCTCTGTCTTGCTGTCCTGGCTCACAAAGGGCTCGTAGTGTTTGGGGTTGGACTGCGGCTGGTGCGGATAGGTACTAGGTCACGATGGGCCATATTGTCCATACTGTCATTAGCTCTCATGTCCCCCATGGGCCTAGTCCTGGGGCTGGCTGTGACCCAAGGGGACTTTAAAGCAGGGCAGGGCTTAGCCCAGGCTGTGTTAGAAGGTGTGGCAGCCGGCACCTTTCTGTATGTCACCTTCCTGGAAATTCTGCCCCGGGAGCTAGCTGGCCCTGAGGACCCTCTGGCCAAATGGGGCTGCGTAGCTGCTGGTTTTGCCTTCATGGCCTTTATTGCCTTGTGGGCCTGA
- the LOC122893502 gene encoding zinc transporter ZIP2-like isoform X4 — translation MEPQLGVKIGCFFALLILTLVCGLIPICFKWFQIDAATGRHRRVLSLLGCTSAGVFLGAGLMHMTAEALEGIDSEIQKFKMQDRKGGKCF, via the exons ATGGAACCACAACTAGGAGTGAAAATTGGCTGCTTCTTTGCCCTGCTGATTCTCACCCTGGTCTGTGGCCTTATTCCCATCTGCTTCAAGTGGTTCCAGATTGATGCCGCCACAG GTCGTCACCGCCGGGTCCTCAGCCTCCTGGGCTGCACCTCTGCTGGTGTCTTCCTGGGAGCAGGGCTCATGCACATGACTGCTGAAGCCCTGGAGGGAATTGACTCAGAGATCCAGAAGTTTAAGATGCAG gacagaaagggagggaaatgcTTCTGA
- the LOC122893502 gene encoding zinc transporter ZIP2-like isoform X3, with protein sequence MEPQLGVKIGCFFALLILTLVCGLIPICFKWFQIDAATGRHRRVLSLLGCTSAGVFLGAGLMHMTAEALEGIDSEIQKFKMQNRTEREGNASDDADSAQGGI encoded by the exons ATGGAACCACAACTAGGAGTGAAAATTGGCTGCTTCTTTGCCCTGCTGATTCTCACCCTGGTCTGTGGCCTTATTCCCATCTGCTTCAAGTGGTTCCAGATTGATGCCGCCACAG GTCGTCACCGCCGGGTCCTCAGCCTCCTGGGCTGCACCTCTGCTGGTGTCTTCCTGGGAGCAGGGCTCATGCACATGACTGCTGAAGCCCTGGAGGGAATTGACTCAGAGATCCAGAAGTTTAAGATGCAG AACAggacagaaagggagggaaatgcTTCTGATGATGCTGATTCAGCTCAG